Genomic window (Helianthus annuus cultivar XRQ/B chromosome 3, HanXRQr2.0-SUNRISE, whole genome shotgun sequence):
gggaccagCGCCGGGCCTCGTCGGgcctaagccggcccccataccttctagtcttatAGTTGTCAATTCTTAACACTTTTGGTGACCAATTTCAAGTCATTAAAAATTAAACCTCTTTTTTTCCACATGAAATATCTCAACCAGTGGTTCGACATCGTTTTCTGTTATCTTGTGAAGTTtaataacaaaacataaattTCTAATTTATTTTTCAAACTCGTGAAAGGAAAATGTAGCCTAAGAGACAGAGAGAGTAAATGACTCTAAATCACTCATAGGCTCTGCAACGTGGTGCATATTGAGCCATGGAGAAATTAACATCGAACATTCAAATGCAAacaattttgtttttttaatggcGAACGAATCCTTCAAATAGGCTGCTAGCGAAAGTTATCACATCGGAATACACTCGTTTTCGAACCAGGAAAAAACCCTCACCTatggccgaagcccgtgaacactctaCCCtaagcagtggcggacccagaaattatttgctgggggtgcggatgaggtgttcaaccatattttcaaggggtgcggtcgggttttttgcctaaaatttacaccaaattttttttttcaaggggtgcggccgcccaccctgaCCACTatgtaggtccgcccctgaccCTAAGGCAGGAAAGTGCAGtaaggtaaaacccgctcagttcaaagatcgaactagcgatctccgTCTAATCGGCTAGTCTCCCATAATCACCAATTAATAAATATAGGAAAATCTTATTgagggaatcgaacccaggaccatCCGAAAAAATCAAGATCCTAATTATTCCCCTCGAACCATCcgaaaaaaattaacttttttttgtttttgttttcgtttttgtttttctattttcctctctacaaaacagtaaaaacacTCAAGATTACAAGGATAAAATACGAATGTGGAGAACACGCGCACCAATATAGAGTGGAATTGTATTAGAAAATATGAGAAGCTTAGTTCGAATGATTATACAGAGAGTGGGTGTCTGCTAACGGACAGACAAGATGACACGCACGCCTTTTGTTCATATGGATGATGTGATATCACGCGCACTTTTTCTCCGTAACTTCAATTACTTTTTTCATCTTGAAATGTAACCAAATTAAGGGCATACGGAGTGGAACTCGGTGAAGTTCGGCAAACTagtttgccgatcggcaaacaccgccgccaaccTTTTGGCGATGCGGCAAACTTGCTCAATCGGTAAAGGTTTACCGAGTCGGGAAGATGATTTTGAAACGTGGGGGGCCACCTCcaacggtaatattaccgtttaaattttttttttttttttttaaaattaaactaTATATAACACAATAAACCATTTAACCATATACCTTCAAATTTATACTCAAACAAACCAAAAAATACCACCAATTCCTTCTAAAAGTTTACCATACAAAATGGCGGATGAACTCCCGTTATGGTTCCCACCCATGAGTAGCGACGATTCATCCGATAGTAGCattcttttttttcaaaatctcatcgaaGAAGCCGAACTTCAAGATACCGGCACGTCTAACCAAAGGAGATATATTGAACGTCAACGTGAGGAGGggcatgagacactcatggcgGATTATTTTGTCGAAGACCCGAAGTACAACGAAGATATCTTTCGGCATAGGTTCCGTATGTCGAAacgtttgtttctaaaaattgtGTCCGATGTGGAAGAGAACGACCCGTGGTTTGTAGAGGCCCCCGATGCGCGAGGTAGGAAGGGCTTTACGCCCTTGCAAAAGGTGACATCGGCTATTAAACAGCTCGCAACTGGAAACACTCCAGACGAGAACGACGAGTACTTGCATATGGCCGAAAGAACTTCCCGCGAGTGCCTAGAATATTTTTGTGACACGGTTTGCAAAATATATGGTCCAGAGTTCTTACGTAGACCGACAAGCCACGACATGGCACTTTTATACCAAGCTCATGAGGAAAAACATCACCTTCCAGGTATGTTCGGTAGCCTTGATTGCACCCATTTCGTTTGGCGTTTTTGTCCGACAGAGTATCGAGGCCAATATATGCGAGGAGATCATAGATACCCGACTGTTATGCTCGAAACGGTTGCTTCTCAAGACTTATGGTTTTGGCATGCTTTTGCCGGTCCACCCGGTTCTCAAAACGATATCAATGTTCtacaacaatctccgttatttttaacggaacgaaatggaaccgcgccaaaatgtccattttacgttaacaaccatttatacaaacgtggttatttgctcgtggatggaatctacccttcgtggtccgtgtttgtgaagtcgatCCCTTACCCTCACGAAGTAAACGAAAAGAAATTCAAGAGGCAACATGAGGCGGCAAGAAAAGACGtcgaacgggcttttggtgttttgaagGGGAAATGGGGTGTATTGAGTCGACCGATGCGAGCAAGATCGGTTAAAAAAATTAGGAATGTCGTGTACACGTgtattattttacacaacatgattttgaaagatgatggaaaggcgatagcaccggtgcacattcgggatcctccggtcgagccggctctagacgatacggtgctgggcgagttgatcaatgaagacaCCCATTGGAGACTCAAACACGATCTCATAGATCATCTCGCAAGTCAAGATTTACCCCATCTTTTGGCCGATTCCGACGAAGACTAGTTTAAATTGTTTCAtgttaatgtaattttattgttttttaatttagtgtaactttgatgtttttaatttaatttatgaaactttattgttttttaatttaatgtatatatcctaaatttatttatattaaataaattattgcaaaaaaaaaataataataaaagtttaccacttcagcaagtgtttaaaccattgccaacacttttcagcaaagtttaaacacttttgcctaattgacatggcgcgctctgattggtcggttttttggtttgccactttaaagtgtttaaccactccttataccctaatAAAAACTACTACTAAGCAATTTACGGTTTCGAATCGTCAGAACCGACAAACCGAATCAGAACCGTATTATTGTATTTTAGGTCCGGTTCCAGTTATTAAATATGAGAGAAAACGGTTCCCGATTCGATTCCGGTTATAACCGACGAATCGTTTTAAAGAATCACTAGAACCTGTTTGGGTTTAACCTTTAAATAATATATTCAAAAACCCTATTAaattatttatactttatatattatattaaaaaaaagtttctagaagtaaataatataaaaattgtttttacataATGTTTGAATGAAGTTTTTTTTTATGGTTAACTAAAagtttttttagttaaattttgttttttccATTATATACTTTTGTTTCATGTTTTGAAATATTTTATTATTGTTACTTTCACTTTGATTGGTTTGAACTTTGGATATTGCAACTACTAGTTATATGTTTTAAACGGTTTaattgttttaattgtttttattttgttgttaATCTTAGGATTTAAATGACAACCGGTTCCAGCAAGAACGCTTAGCCCAGTTCCAAACTAAACCGGAACCGTTAGAATATGGTTTGGTTCTGGTTCTTATATTTTGTATTAAATAATTGCAGTTCGGTTCCGATACGATTCAATTTAATCCGGTTCTGAACCGTTTCACAACCCTAATAAAAACAATTCAAACCCAACTTGCACTACAAGCAGCCGTGAAAATATTtgaattaatataatatttccagtcaatgaggtggtggtggagtggtaagggagagtcttggtgttctaagggacccaagttcgattcctgccctccccattattttctgcggcacctagtgatgatgggagactaggcga
Coding sequences:
- the LOC110932545 gene encoding uncharacterized protein LOC110932545 produces the protein MADELPLWFPPMSSDDSSDSSILFFQNLIEEAELQDTGTSNQRRYIERQREEGHETLMADYFVEDPKYNEDIFRHRFRMSKRLFLKIVSDVEENDPWFVEAPDARGRKGFTPLQKVTSAIKQLATGNTPDENDEYLHMAERTSRECLEYFCDTVCKIYGPEFLRRPTSHDMALLYQAHEEKHHLPGMFGSLDCTHFVWRFCPTEKFKRQHEAARKDVERAFGVLKGKWGVLSRPMRARSVKKIRNVVYTCIILHNMILKDDGKAIAPVHIRDPPVEPALDDTVLGELINEDTHWRLKHDLIDHLASQDLPHLLADSDED